In Actinoplanes lobatus, the DNA window ATCGCCGCGGTGGCCGAGGCCCGGGCGTACACCCCTTCGGCGGTCTCCCAGCAGTTGTCGGCGCTGGAACGCGAGGCCGGCGTGCCGCTGCTGGAGCGCACCGGCCGGCGGGTGGCGCTCACCGCGGCCGGGCAGGTCCTGGTGCGGCACGCCGAGGCGGTGCTCGCGGCGCTGGAGGAGGCGGATGCCGCGATCGCCGCGGTCCGGGCCGGGCCGGCCGGGCCGATCCGGATCGGCGCATTCCCGAGTGCCGTGCGCACGCTGCTGCCGCAGGCGCTGGTGGCTCTCGGCCGCGACCATCCGGCGCTGGAGCTGATGGTCACCGAGCTGGACCCGGTGGCGGTTCCGGCGGCGCTGCGCGAACGCAGCCTCGACGTCGGGCTGCTCCACGACTACGACATCGCGCCGGCCGAGGCGGATCCGGCGCTGGACTCGGTGCCGCTGTTGCAGGAGACCGTCTTCCTGGCCGAACCCGCGGGGACGGCGGCCGGTGCGCTGGCGGAGACGGCGTCCCTGCCGTGGATTCTCGCCACGCCCGGGACGCTGTGCCACGAGGTCACCCAGCGGGTCTGCCGGGCCGCCGGGTTCACTCCGCGGGCGCGCCATCACGCCGACGACTTCGCCACCGTCCTGGCGCTGGTCGCCGCGGGTCAGGGTGTCTCGCTCGTGCCCGAGCTGGCGGCCGTGACGCCACCGGCCGGGATCCGGCTGACCGCGCTGGCGACCCGGCGGCGTACCCGGGTCGCGTTCCGGCGCGGCGCCGCCACCCATCCGGCGGTCGCGGCGGTCGTCGCCGCTCTCGATATCGCTACCCGCCGTCCGTCCGGCGGGTGAGGGCGGGTCCGCATCGCGGCGGACGACAGCTTCCCGACATGTCCCTACCGTTCAATCCCGACCGGCCGGGACAGTTGTCCCTGGCGATCCGGGACGCTCGTCCACTGTGATGGGGGCCCGGTTTACTGAGATACCTCATGGGGGGAACGAGATGCAGGAACTGGTCGACCGCGCGCGTGCTCTGACGCCGTCGCTGCGGGCCCGGGCCGATCAGCTGGACGCGGAGCGGCGGCTGCCGTCGGACCTGGTCGAGGAGCTGAGGTCGGCGGGATTCTTCCGGATGTTCGTGCCACGGTCGCACGGCGGGCACGAGATCGGCCTGCGCGCCGGGATGGCGGTCCTGGAGGCGCTGGCCACCGCGGATCCGGCGGTCGGCTGGACGGTGATGATCGGCTCGGAGACCCCGCAGCTGATGGCGTTCCTGGGCCGGGAGACGTTCGACAAGATGTACGCGGCCGGGCCCGACGTGATCGTGGCCGGTGGCTTCAATCCGCAGGGCACGGCCGTTCCGGCCAATGACGGATTCCAGGTGGACGGTCGCTGGGCGTTCGGCAGCGGCAGCACCCACGCCGACTGGATCTTCGGCAACTGTGTGGTGCTGGGCGCCGACGGTGGCCCGCGGCCGGGGCCCGTCCCGGGGACGCCGCTGATGCGTTCGGTGCTGGTGCCGGCGTCGCAGGCGCGGGTGGTCGACACATGGCAGGTGCTGGGCCTGCGCGGCACCGGCTCGCACGACGTCGAGGTCCGCGGGGTGCAGGTGCCGAATGAGCACACCTTCGACCTGTTCGCCGGGACGCCGTCGGTCCCCGGCCCGGGGTTCACGTCGCCGCTCACCCATTTCATCCTGCATCTGGGTGCGGTCGCGGTCGGCATCGCGCAGGGCGCGCTGGACGCGACGGTCGAGCTCGCCACATCCGGAAAACAGCGACTGTACGCGCGGGCGCGGCTCGCCGACAGCCAACTGTTCCAGGCGAACCTGGGGCGGGCCGACCTCAGCCTGCGGGCCGCGCGGGCGCTGCTGGAATCGACCGCCGACGAGGTGTGGGCGCTGTGCTCGGCCGACCCGGCCGGGCTGGCGGCGATCGGCCCACGGGTTTCGGCCACGCTGACGTGGGTGACCGACGCCGCGCTGTCGGTAGTGGACACGTGCTACCGCTCCGGCGGCGGCCAGGTGGCCCGGGACGCGTCGCCGGTGCAGCGCCGGTTCCGGGACATGCACACGTTCAGCCAGCACGCCGCTGCGGCCGAGGGCTGGCTGAGCGGCCACGGCGCGGCGCTCGTCGGCGCTCCGGGCGGCCTGTCCTACTGATCTGGCCATCCGGCGGCGGTCACGGGGTCACCGCCGCCGGATCCGGCCATCAGGGTGAGTGGGCAGCTCAGCCCGGCGGGCGCGGCACGGGCGGGAGTGGGCAGACGGTCGCGCCGTCCGGCGGAACAGCCCTGGTTCCGCGGGACGGCGCAGCCCGTACCGGAAATAAACGACGTCAGCG includes these proteins:
- a CDS encoding LysR family transcriptional regulator, with amino-acid sequence MLDVRRLRLLSDLHRLGTIAAVAEARAYTPSAVSQQLSALEREAGVPLLERTGRRVALTAAGQVLVRHAEAVLAALEEADAAIAAVRAGPAGPIRIGAFPSAVRTLLPQALVALGRDHPALELMVTELDPVAVPAALRERSLDVGLLHDYDIAPAEADPALDSVPLLQETVFLAEPAGTAAGALAETASLPWILATPGTLCHEVTQRVCRAAGFTPRARHHADDFATVLALVAAGQGVSLVPELAAVTPPAGIRLTALATRRRTRVAFRRGAATHPAVAAVVAALDIATRRPSGG
- a CDS encoding acyl-CoA dehydrogenase family protein, translating into MQELVDRARALTPSLRARADQLDAERRLPSDLVEELRSAGFFRMFVPRSHGGHEIGLRAGMAVLEALATADPAVGWTVMIGSETPQLMAFLGRETFDKMYAAGPDVIVAGGFNPQGTAVPANDGFQVDGRWAFGSGSTHADWIFGNCVVLGADGGPRPGPVPGTPLMRSVLVPASQARVVDTWQVLGLRGTGSHDVEVRGVQVPNEHTFDLFAGTPSVPGPGFTSPLTHFILHLGAVAVGIAQGALDATVELATSGKQRLYARARLADSQLFQANLGRADLSLRAARALLESTADEVWALCSADPAGLAAIGPRVSATLTWVTDAALSVVDTCYRSGGGQVARDASPVQRRFRDMHTFSQHAAAAEGWLSGHGAALVGAPGGLSY